From Neofelis nebulosa isolate mNeoNeb1 chromosome X, mNeoNeb1.pri, whole genome shotgun sequence:
caacttctctgagctccagaACCAGATGCAGCAGCAGCTCCTGTCCAGCCCCGAGATGATGATCCAAATCATGGAAAATCCCTTTGTTCAGAGCATGCTTTCAAATCCTGATCTGATGAGGCAGCTCATAATGGCCAATCCACAGATGCAGCAGTTGATTCAGAGAAACCCAGAAATCAGTCACCTGCTCAACAACCCAGATATAATGAGGCAGACCCTTGAAATTGCCAGGAATCCAGCCATGATGCAAGAGATGATGAGAAATCAAGACCTGGCTCTCAGCAATCTTGAAAGCATCCCAGGTGGCTACAATGCTCTACGACGCATGTACACTGACATTCAAGAACCCATGCTGAATGCTGCACAAGAGCAGTTTGGAGGTAATCCGTTTGCCTCGGTGGGGAGCAGTTCTTCCTCCGGGGAAGGTACACAGCCTTCCCGCACAGAAAATAGAGATCCACTACCCAATCCATGGGCGCCACCACCAGCTACCCAGAGTTCTGCGACCACCAGCACAACCACAAGCAGTGGCAGTGGGTCTGGCAGTAGCTCCAGCAGTGCTACTGGGAACACTGTGGCTGCAGCCAACTATGTCGCCAGCATCTTCAGTACCCCAGGAATGCAGAGCTTGCTACAACAGATAACTGAAAATCCCCAACTGATCCAGAATATGCTGTCTGCACCCTACATGAGAAGCATGATGCAGTCGCTGAGCCAGAATCCAGATTTGGCTGCACAGATGATGCTGAATAGCCCAGTGTTTACTGCAAATCCTCAGTTGCAGGAGCAAATGCGTCCACAGCTCCCAGCTTTCCTGCAGCAGATGCAGAATCCAGACACACTGTCAGCCATGTCAAACCCAAGAGCAATGCAGGCTTTAATGCAGATCCAGCAGGGGCTACAGACATTAGCCACTGAAGCTCCTGGCCTCATTCCAAGCTTCACTCCAGGTGTGGGGGTAGGGGTGCTGGGAACCGCTATAGGCCCTGTAGGCCCAGTCACACCCATAGGCCCCATAGGTCCCATAGTCCCATTTACCCCCATAGGCCCCATTGGGCCCATAGGACCCACTGGCCCTGCAGGCCCTGGCTCCACTGGCTCTGGTGGCCCCCCTGGGCCCACTGTGTCTAGCTCTACACCCAATGAAACCACTAGCCCA
This genomic window contains:
- the UBQLN2 gene encoding ubiquilin-2, which translates into the protein MAENGESSGPPRPSRGPAAAQGPASAPAEPKIIKVTVKTPKEKEEFAVPENSSVQQFKEAISKRFKSQTDQLVLIFAGKILKDQDTLIQHGIHDGLTVHLVIKSQNRPQGQSTQPSNAAGTNTTSASTPRSNSTSISTNSNPFGLGSLGGLAGLSSLGLSSTNFSELQNQMQQQLLSSPEMMIQIMENPFVQSMLSNPDLMRQLIMANPQMQQLIQRNPEISHLLNNPDIMRQTLEIARNPAMMQEMMRNQDLALSNLESIPGGYNALRRMYTDIQEPMLNAAQEQFGGNPFASVGSSSSSGEGTQPSRTENRDPLPNPWAPPPATQSSATTSTTTSSGSGSGSSSSSATGNTVAAANYVASIFSTPGMQSLLQQITENPQLIQNMLSAPYMRSMMQSLSQNPDLAAQMMLNSPVFTANPQLQEQMRPQLPAFLQQMQNPDTLSAMSNPRAMQALMQIQQGLQTLATEAPGLIPSFTPGVGVGVLGTAIGPVGPVTPIGPIGPIVPFTPIGPIGPIGPTGPAGPGSTGSGGPPGPTVSSSTPNETTSPTSESGPNQQFIQQMVQALAGANPPQLPNPEVRFQQQLEQLNAMGFLNREANLQALIATGGDINAAIERLLGSQPS